TGGTCGCGGGCTGTGCCAGCGGGCCTGGCTGTGCTCGCCCAGCTGCGGGTAGCGCGCACCCAGCCACGCGATGTCCGCGGCGCTGATGGGTGGCCAGTCGGCAGCGACCTCGTCGTTGTTGAGGCCCTGCACGCGGTGGGAGGAAGACGTCATGCCGCAGCCCGAGTGGGAAAAATCACATCCAAGGCTGCGCATTCAACGCCATGACCACGGCCAACGCAAACGGGCGGGTCATCGACCCGCCCGTCCGTGCATCACCTGCGATGATGCCGCCGCGCCGCTTACCAGCCGCGATGGCGGCCGCGGTCGTGGTAGTAGCGGTTGTCGTAGTAGCGCTCGCGCTGCCAGCGATGGTCGTCACCACGGTCGTAATAGCCGCTGCGGTAATAGCCACGATCGTAGCGGCGGTCGTAGCGGTTGTCGTAATAGCGATTGTCGTAATAGCGACGGTCGCGGCGGTCGGAGGTGGTCAGGTTGCCGATCGCGCCGCCGGCCACGGCACCACCGACGGTGGCCGCAGGATCGCCGTTGGAGAGCAGGTTGCCGGCCACGCCACCGACCACGGCGCCGACCAGGGTGCGCTTGTCCTTCCTCGACATCGCGCTGGCATCGCTGACCACGGCGACACCGGCAACCAGTGCCAGCGCCATCGCCAGACCACGGAAGCTGAGTGTGGAAGTACTGAGCATGTTCGTTCTCCTGTGAGGTGCATGCCACGCTGGGCAGGGAGGGCGCGGGGCGCCCCGGCTGCCGTGGTGTCCACGCTGGCGTTCCAACATTGCCGGAACATTGCCTGGTCCACCGGTCGGCTTGCGCATTCATCTAGCGGCAGGCGGCATGAAGCAAGGCTGAAAGCGGCTGCGGCCGCTCAGCTGGCAGAAAGGGAAAGGGCCACGCGGACGTGGCCCTCCCTTCTCTCCCAAGGCGCTGCGGGCTTAGACGCCCATCGCCTTCTGTGCCTGCCGGGCCTGCTCCTGCTGGGCATCCTGCTGCTGGTGCAGCACGTTCGGCGCGCCCTGCACGGCACCGCTGCTGAGCGCCAGGCTCTGCTCGCTGGCGGCACGGGTATCCACCGCCACGCGGCTGGCGGCGGGGTCACCGATCGTGCCCTGCACGGCAAACAGGCGCTCACCGTTCGGGCTCGGCACCACCGTGTCGATGCGCTGCAGGCCGGCGGCATGCGCCTCCTTGGTCAGGGCCGCAGCGGCGCTTTCCAGCGCATGGCGATCCTTGAAGGTGCCTGCCGGCATCAGTTCCAGACCCTTGCTGGCCTGGATGAACAATGGATTGCGCGGGTGCCGCTCGTCGTTCAGCAACGGCCGTTCGCGGGCTTCCTTGATGGCCTCCAGCGTCTTCACCCCGACAATGCCGTCGGCCACCAGGCCGTTGTCCTTCTGCAGCTGGCGCACCGCCGCGTCGGTGTTGCGGCCGAAGCGGCCATCCTCGACCAGCGGCTTGCCGTCGGCACCGACGTAGCCGAGGTGGCCCAGCTGCTCCTGCACCTTGCGCACGCCCTCGCTGTGCGCGCCCTGCTTGTACAGTTCGGCGTGCGGCGTGGCAGCGGCCTTGTGCTCGGCGGCAGGCTTGCCCTGGGTCTGCTCATGCGACTGGGTGCGGTTTTCCAGCAGGTCGCGCGCCTTGGACAGCGGATCGGAGGCGTACAGCTTCCAGTTCGGGTGCTCCTTCACCTGCTTGAGGTAGTCCTCCACCGGCATGGTGTGCACGCCCTTGCTGCCGGTGGACTGGCTGATCAGCAGCTTGTCGGTGTTGGGGTCGCGCACCACCATCACGATGTGGTCGATGCCGTTCCAATGCTCGTGACGGGTCCTGGCCGTATCCAGGCCGATGATCATGCCTTCCTTCAGCGCATCGGGCTTCAGGATCGCGTCGCGGTCAAGCAGCACGCCGGACTGGTCGAATGCCTTGCGCACGATGCCGCCGGAGCCCAGGTTGCCCAGGTCGATGCGATCGGCCTTGCTGAACACCGCATGCCCGGCCTTCTGGTTGATCTCGTCCATGGTGCGGTTCTGCAGCGTGCCGACCCAGCCGGAACAGTCGATGTAGCCCTGCTCCACGTTCTTGCCGGTCTTGCCCGGTACGTACAGCGCGTGGCCCGGGATGTTGATGGCGTACTTGACGTGATCGTACTTCACGCCGGCCTCGTAGGCCGCCTGCAGTTCGATGCCCGGCTTCGGCGCGGCAGCAGCCGTTGCGGTCGCCGCCAGCGTGGCAGCACCGGCCGCCACGGCGGCGCTGGCCGCTGCCGGGGTCTGGGCCTGGCCCTGGCCCGACGCCACCGTCTGCGGCGCGATGTTCTTTTCCGGAATGCTGATCGC
This genomic window from Stenotrophomonas maltophilia contains:
- a CDS encoding glycine zipper 2TM domain-containing protein — encoded protein: MLSTSTLSFRGLAMALALVAGVAVVSDASAMSRKDKRTLVGAVVGGVAGNLLSNGDPAATVGGAVAGGAIGNLTTSDRRDRRYYDNRYYDNRYDRRYDRGYYRSGYYDRGDDHRWQRERYYDNRYYHDRGRHRGW
- a CDS encoding peptidoglycan-binding protein, whose product is MAQHDYSRKEVLDIVEQVARHKGIPVDDFMRFAHIETGGTFNERAHNTSSGAKGLFQFVPGSARQYHLTGHEFDPTRNTEAAAQMYQDNLDSMARRNERTGHPYLSGGSTPTGLDLYLAHQQGSAGYGSVQTAIATGTFGVVRNGHGEEINMRRNVLNQIGSDAKALTGHTLAEMRGMNDGDLARTFSSYYIHKYAAISIPEKNIAPQTVASGQGQAQTPAAASAAVAAGAATLAATATAAAAPKPGIELQAAYEAGVKYDHVKYAINIPGHALYVPGKTGKNVEQGYIDCSGWVGTLQNRTMDEINQKAGHAVFSKADRIDLGNLGSGGIVRKAFDQSGVLLDRDAILKPDALKEGMIIGLDTARTRHEHWNGIDHIVMVVRDPNTDKLLISQSTGSKGVHTMPVEDYLKQVKEHPNWKLYASDPLSKARDLLENRTQSHEQTQGKPAAEHKAAATPHAELYKQGAHSEGVRKVQEQLGHLGYVGADGKPLVEDGRFGRNTDAAVRQLQKDNGLVADGIVGVKTLEAIKEARERPLLNDERHPRNPLFIQASKGLELMPAGTFKDRHALESAAAALTKEAHAAGLQRIDTVVPSPNGERLFAVQGTIGDPAASRVAVDTRAASEQSLALSSGAVQGAPNVLHQQQDAQQEQARQAQKAMGV